One Brassica oleracea var. oleracea cultivar TO1000 chromosome C7, BOL, whole genome shotgun sequence genomic window carries:
- the LOC106305269 gene encoding probable serine/threonine-protein kinase At4g35230 — protein sequence MGCFQSKDADHVITSPDHPSVQHQLESVTEDQVEQESQVPCFKRFALRELYDATNGFSGKCIVPGGEMQALNLVYGGMIEGTGLVAIKRLSKLTWPDAQQFVNQATAVGNLRSKRLVNLLGYCVEGGERLLVAEYMPYGTLSKHLFHWNRQEIPWEMRVRVAYYIAQALDYCNIENQKIYHDLSASRILFDEDGDPRLSTFGLIKNSRYGTRYSTNLTYTPPEFSETGIIIPESVIYHYGNVLIELVSGKHIPPNHAFDIIMEKNAMLLMDSSLEGRFESEDATKLLNLASKCLQKNPEDRPDTESLVSAAAPLQKLEEISSHFLMGLPKNPVLLPSMPSPLRKACSRMDRA from the exons ATGGGTTGTTTCCAGTCCAAAGATGCTGATCATGTGATCACTTCTCCTGATCATCCATCAGTTCAGCACCAATTAGAATCAG TAACTGAGGACCAAGTGGAGCAGGAGAGTCAGGTACCATGTTTCAAACGCTTTGCATTACGTGAACTGTACGATGCAACAAATGGGTTTAGTGGCAAATGCATTGTCCCTGGAGGTGAGATGCAAGCTCTCAATCTGGTTTACGGAGGAATGATCGAAGGCACTGGTCTCGTCGCCATCAAGCGACTCTCTAAATTGACTTGGCCTGATGCTCAGCAGTTTGTG AATCAGGCGACTGCTGTTGGAAATCTTAGGTCCAAGAGATTGGTCAATCTGCTTGGTTATTGCGTTGAAGGAGGCGAGAGATTGTTGGTGGCTGAGTATATGCCCTATGGTACTCTCTCAAAGCATCTTTTTCATT GGAACAGACAGGAAATTCCTTGGGAAATGCGTGTTCGAGTTGCATATTATATCGCACAAGCACTTGATTACTGCAACATTGAAAACCAAAAGATCTATCATGATTTAAGTGCATCCAGAATCCTCTTTGATGAGGACGGTGATCCTCGTCTATCAACGTTTGGTCTTATCAAGAACAGTAGATACGGAACAAGATATAGCACTAACTTGACTTACACTCCACCAGAGTTTTCAGAAACAG GTATAATCATTCCTGAAAGTGTGATTTACCATTATGGAAATGTTCTTATAGAACTTGTGAGCGGCAAACACATTCCACCGAACCAT GCTTTTGATATCATAATGGAGAAAAATGCGATGCTACTCATGGATTCATCACTTGAAGGGAGATTTGAGAGTGAAGACGCGACTAAGCTTCTTAATCTTGCTTCAAAATGTCTTCAAAAGAACCCGGAAGATCGACCTGATACTGAATCTCTTGTCTCTGCAGCAGCACCACTACAAAAATTGGAAGAG ATTTCATCTCATTTCTTGATGGGTCTGCCTAAGAATCCAGTGTTACTACCATCCATGCCTTCTCCTCTCAGAAAGGCTTGTTCTCGGATGGACCGCGCTTAA
- the LOC106301332 gene encoding type I inositol polyphosphate 5-phosphatase 2, producing the protein MKTRRGKRPERFWTSIVMNKWLNIKPKVYDFSEDEVDTENESEDDVCSVKNVSNACCVADEDSHGGRQADHGNKISDGGVRGYQRKHRRGKSETLRVQYINTKDIRVTVATWNVAGKRPSDDLDIDDWLSTDNPSDIYIIGFQEVVPLNAGNVFGAEDRGPIPRWESIIRRTLNKPQKESVYNQSPNNNNVLHRSHSAPSSPVLAQQANSIIADVMVENLAADRSLDLATDEFIDAATALPSLEPLGNPDMDWPERALDENPQIVGSEGKLRRVLSSNAMLGFKVPENPTGVSRFASDARNLKRSRSFETLKLSWNDIKEENDNTSSSSLSEAEEAAKAMPDNSLDGESSSDEGDKIRNTYSLSEDLVKECRKVKDCQKYVRIVSKQMVGIYVSVWIRRRLRRHVNNLKVSPVGVGLMGYMGNKGSVSISMTLYQSRMCFVCSHLTSGQKEGAEQRRNADVYEIIRRTRFSSVLDTDQPRTIPCHDQVFWFGDLNYRLNMSDSEVRKLVAQKRWDELKNSDQLIRELRRGHVFDGWREGPIKFPPTYKYEFDSDRYAGENLKEGEKKRAPAWCDRILWLGKGIRQECYKRSEIRMSDHRPVTSIFNVGVEVFDQRKLQRALHVNNAAASAVHPEPAFSV; encoded by the exons ATGAAAACAAGACGCGGGAAACGCCCTGAA AGGTTTTGGACTTCGATTGTTATGAATAAATGGCTGAACATAAAGCCGAAGGTCTACGACTTTAGCGAAGACGAAGTAGATACAGAGAATGAGAGCGAAGATGACG TATGTTCGGTCAAAAACGTATCTAATGCCTGCTGCGTAGCTGATGAAGATAGCCATGGCGGCCGCCAAGCTGATCACGGCAACAAAATTTCAG ACGGTGGTGTGAGGGGTTACCAGAGAAAACACCGACGAGGCAAATCGGAGACTTTGAGAGTCCAATACATAAACACAAAGGACATCAG AGTGACGGTTGCTACATGGAACGTCGCCGGGAAACGCCCCTCCGATGATCTTGATATTGACGATTGGCTTTCTACTGATAACCCTTCCGATATCTACATCATTGG GTTTCAAGAAGTGGTACCCTTAAACGCCGGAAACGTCTTCGGAGCAGAAGATAGAGGTCCGATTCCGAGATGGGAATCTATAATCCGTAGAACACTGAACAAACCCCAAAAAGAATCAGTCTATAATCAATCACCAAACAACAACAACGTTCTTCATAGGTCTCACAGCGCACCGTCGTCTCCCGTCTTAGCACAACAAGCAAACTCCATTATCGCTGATGTCATGGTCGAGAATCTTGCTGCTGACCGCTCGTTAGACCTAGCTACAGATGAGTTTATCGATGCGGCTACTGCTTTACCGAGTCTTGAACCATTAGGGAATCCAGACATGGACTGGCCTGAACGAGCTTTAGACGAGAATCCTCAGATTGTTGGATCAGAAGGGAAGCTAAGGAGAGTGTTGAGCAGCAACGCCATGCTAGGGTTTAAGGTGCCGGAGAATCCAACGGGAGTGAGTAGGTTTGCTTCTGACGCAAGAAACTTGAAACGGTCAAGGAGCTTTGAGACGCTAAAGCTGAGTTGGAATGATATCAAAGAAGAGAATGATAATACTTCCTCCTCCTCCTTGTCCGAAGCCGAAGAAGCTGCGAAAGCTATGCCTGATAATTCATTGGACGGAGAATCGTCTTCCGATGAAGGAGACAAGATCAGAAATACTTATAGCTTGTCGGAAGATTTGGTGAAGGAGTGTCGGAAGGTGAAAGATTGTCAAAAGTATGTGAGGATAGTGAGTAAGCAAATGGTTGGGATCTATGTATCCGTATGGATCCGACGGCGGTTAAGAAGACACGTCAACAATTTGAAAGTTTCGCCGGTTGGAGTTGGCTTGATGGGCTACATGGGAAACAAG GGATCAGTATCGATTAGCATGACGTTGTATCAATCAAGAATGTGTTTCGTGTGTTCGCACTTAACTTCCGGTCAAAAAGAAGGTGCTGAGCAGCGCCGGAATGCTGACGTGTATGAAATCATACGTCGTACTCGTTTCTCATCGGTTCTTGATACCGATCAACCGAGAACCATTCCATGTCACGA TCAGGTATTCTGGTTTGGTGATCTGAACTACAGACTTAACATGTCAGACAGTGAAGTAAGAAAGCTTGTCGCGCAGAAACGATGGGATGAGCTCAAGAACAGTGATCAG TTGATTAGAGAATTACGAAGAGGACATGTCTTTGATGGATGGAGAGAAGGACCGATCAAATTCCCTCCTACATATAAATACGAATTTGATTCCGATCGTTACGCGGGAGAAAACTTGAAAGAAGGAGAGAAGAAGAGAGCTCCTGCATG GTGTGATAGAATATTATGGTTGGGAAAAGGAATAAGACAAGAGTGTTATAAGAGATCGGAGATAAGGATGTCCGATCATCGGCCTGTGACTTCCATATTCAACGTTGGAGTTGAAGTTTTCGATCAACGGAAACTTCAAAGAGCTCTTCACGTTAATAACGCAGCTGCTTCTGCTGTTCATCCTGAACCTGCTTTCTCAGTCTAA
- the LOC106305396 gene encoding uncharacterized protein LOC106305396: MVGKTYTLQVRISSYNFTANHQTFTIFRILNEPDRLPLHDFVTQDGFDDNDADMPGSVSVPTKVDIDDTDYEEVPTAVTTSTGVNNSKSLTAGTSKVSKKDGVA, translated from the exons ATGGTTGGGAAGACTTACACCCTCCAGGTCAGGATTAGTAGCTACAACTTCACAGCCAATCACCAAACCTTCACTATATTTCGCATATTGAACGAGCCTGATCGTCTGCCACTGCATGACTTTGTAACTCAA GACGGCTTCGATGATAATGACGCTGATATGCCTGGGAGTGTATCGGTGCCTACTAAGGTGGACATTGATGACACTGATTATGAGGAGGTACCAACTGCAGTAACTACTTCAACGGGTGTTAACAACAGTAAGTCTCTCACTGCAGGGACTTCCAAGGTTTCCAAGAAGGACGGTGTCGCTTAA
- the LOC106305289 gene encoding probable serine/threonine-protein kinase At4g35230 → MGCFQSKYADVITSPDHPSVQHQLESVTEDQVDHEDQVDHENQVEQENQIPCFKKFTLSELFYIINEFSPSCIVSEGGVKDFNEVYIGKLEGNVLVAVKRFSKLTWPDAQHFVDQATAVGKLRSKRLVNLLGYCVERGERLLVAEYMPYGTLSKHLFYWNRQEIPWEMRVRVAYYIAQALDYCNVKNQKIYHDLSASRILFDEEGDPRLSTFGLIKNRRDGISYSTNLTYAPPEFSETGTIIPESVIYSYGNVLIELVSGKHIPPNHAFDIIMEKNAMLLMDSSLEGRFESEDATKLLNLASKCLQKNPEDRPDTESLVSAAAPLQKLEEIASYFLMRLPKSTVIQPTMLSPLKKACSRMDHSAVYKILLKTGYSDEGAESDLLVTRQNQELVQTKNLGDNAFRDQDFINAIKYYSKLVRMMTSSPYATVFARRSFSYLVTGERDPALGDAMKAQFCIPGWPTAFYLQALALWELGMESDARDMINKGAALEAKRLQTTER, encoded by the exons ATGGGCTGTTTCCAGTCCAAATATGCTGATGTGATCACTTCTCCTGATCATCCATCAGTTCAGCACCAATTAGAATCAG TAACTGAGGACCAAGTGGATCATGAGGACCAAGTGGATCATGAGAATCAAGTGGAACAGGAGAATCAAATCCCATGTTTCAAAAAATTTACATTAAGTGAATTATTCTACATAATAAATGAGTTTAGTCCCAGTTGCATTGTCTCTGAAGGTGGGGTGAAAGATTTCAATGAGGTTTACATAGGAAAGCTCGAAGGCAATGTTCTCGTCGCTGTCAAGCGATTCTCTAAACTGACTTGGCCTGATGCTCAGCACTTTGTG GATCAGGCGACTGCTGTTGGAAAGCTTAGGTCCAAGAGATTGGTCAATCTGCTTGGTTATTGCGTTGAAAGAGGCGAGAGATTGTTGGTGGCTGAGTATATGCCCTATGGTACTCTCTCAAAGCATCTTTTTTACT GGAACAGACAGGAAATTCCTTGGGAAATGCGTGTTCGAGTTGCATATTATATTGCACAAGCACTTGATTACTGCAACGTCAAAAACCAAAAGATCTATCATGATTTAAGTGCATCCAGAATCCTCTTTGATGAGGAAGGTGATCCTCGTCTATCAACTTTTGGTCTCATCAAGAACCGCAGAGACGGAATAAGCTATAGCACTAACTTGACTTACGCTCCACCAGAGTTTTCAGAAACAG GTACAATTATTCCTGAGAGTGTGATTTACAGTTATGGAAATGTTCTTATAGAACTTGTGAGCGGCAAACACATTCCACCGAACCAT GCTTTTGATATCATAATGGAGAAAAATGCGATGCTACTCATGGATTCATCACTTGAAGGGAGATTTGAGAGTGAAGACGCGACTAAGCTTCTTAATCTTGCTTCGAAATGTCTTCAAAAGAACCCGGAAGATCGACCTGATACTGAATCTCTTGTCTCTGCAGCAGCACCACTACAAAAATTGGAAGAG ATTGCATCTTATTTCTTGATGCGTCTGCCTAAGAGTACAGTAATACAGCCAACCATGCTTTCTCCTCTCAAAAAGGCTTGTTCTCGGATGGACCACTCGGCTGTGTACAAGATTTTGCTTAAAACTGGTTACAGCGACGAAGGAGCAGAGAGTGAT CTTCTAGTGACACGACAAAACCAGGAACTGGTTCAAACAAAGAACTTGGGAGACAATGCTTTCAGAGACCAGGACTTCATTAACGCGATTAAATATTATTCAAAG TTGGTGAGGATGATGACCAGTAGTCCATATGCGACTGTATTTGCGAGAAGGTCTTTCTCCTACTTAGTGACGGGTGAACGTGATCCTGCGTTGGGAGACGCAATGAAGGCTCAATTTTGCATACCGGGGTGGCCTACTGCGTTTTACTTGCAGGCTTTAGCACTTTGGGAGCTTGGTATGGAGAGTGATGCTAGGGATATGATTAATAAAGGTGCTGCACTTGAAGCTAAGCGACTACAGACTACAGAGAGATAA